The Choristoneura fumiferana chromosome 10, NRCan_CFum_1, whole genome shotgun sequence genome has a segment encoding these proteins:
- the LOC141432037 gene encoding VWFA and cache domain-containing protein CG16868 codes for MKLLSLLFTIIASYYAPIGFAQNENCTKSYSRCDYKLSVKKLAETLGNKFNDIVVKELGSEYTTHFEVRTASYKVSRYQPSDNDLLHSIASKLSYKLSSAASILQEMSTAINGNNTPSYTHPCPFNSIRKSVFIKNLELFENSPLDPKTNMMGRFKDLKVKRQYYLSHIDYATDKDCVTMPHSNLRYLYHKIVHPDPKLVVFIIDNNMSSGSLQHAVRVARETAYALQSTDMIALKMTNTTDSIKFEDSCSKDGISDLGNATENNKLLLREYLSSLDIAPTSVSPLTINREIQTLLAGKTLPENKLFIFLTDTKILKNETWLKVFPYSTSDDRMKFAIGLIYENDAAKNSSLGILHIDKWHTHSSNHSVLRLHINNSGVVGQVASAFISLLPEKYKNYAVKIEGPLWEATERDFMVSLVLPISSGILGLDLYWSDLAEDIIYFKVPNLKKRAFVMDFTGKVLMHTYFPRPETASEKIKFTDLESIENYDFINSIRQEMLLKSSGNFTVNDQTSSKSIVYSWKWVEKLYIVCIVSERTGEIIFNKTNIFLARSSKEILFHRLDLFPPKSGKMCRHFKQIATIDQGTVYLSPSSFQSPFTYLYDMGDGQEAVTYMQNYLAYLKSVAHGLLSNPGLKYEIQQDVGFLNSLLSFYKRQHLHGTYSKYIVRRYAVTESGVLVMYPGTVLEYDYEPVRRPWFTYALENPDKIVLTPPNLDVGGAGYVVSISYAVKSPFYPTMVVSMDVTMGFLYKLLIDSMPLCEKAFVKCFIMNNRGYLVSHPGLMDPNSSGPIEQQHITHKESMIAIDMLSHKGFVTKRLCSNFYDKTIQRFYEFNTSLPNVLSNVVSGDHCVHYYIAAIPGTNAFIGLVNASCSVGAFCPCSMVDRLCLNCNRMEQTECECPCECTTELYECPNANLTKLNQEIPLCGMIPENNNHKSHYFHNYAENLKSCFDFQCETYLSRSSCLGVLGCEWCQVDTDGHSKLSAPFCTSQSTCFNGVLGAVTPYGEGTLGHVSRDALGNYSAIGPIAGCIVTISLVIAVAIYCYRQNVTTASCHNLYVDGPAETWPDADVQMSHLQSDDMHDLSGQDKLLPAMEIEAPISPYRVVTGYRRPHTAGGSDHGYSTMTPHEDSEATGFSVNDPIILSDDTKSDISCPLPAKIKPRLKASDMSVTVLPCGKNSVLAPVTVHRHMEAS; via the coding sequence ATGAAGCTTTTATCGCTGTTATTTACGATTATCGCGAGTTACTACGCTCCGATCGGTTTCGCTCAAAATGAAAACTGTACGAAATCATATAGTCGCTGCGACTATAAGTTGTCAGTGAAGAAACTCGCAGAGACTCTAGGAAATAAATTTAACGACATCGTCGTAAAGGAGCTCGGCAGTGAATATACAACTCATTTCGAGGTACGCACTGCTTCCTACAAAGTGAGCCGATATCAACCTTCGGACAATGACCTGCTCCACTCGATTGCCAGTAAGTTAAGTTACAAGCTCTCTTCTGCAGCCAGTATACTACAAGAAATGAGCACAGCCATTAATGGCAACAATACTCCGTCCTACACGCACCCCTGTCCGTTTAACTCTATACGTAagtcagtttttattaaaaatttagaattatttGAGAACTCGCCTTTGGATCCAAAAACAAACATGATGGGCCGTTTCAAAGATTTGAAAGTTAAACGACAGTATTATCTTTCACATATTGACTATGCCACTGACAAAGATTGTGTGACTATGCCACACTCCAATTTAAGGTACCTGTACCATAAAATAGTGCATCCAGACCCCAAGCTTGTTGTTTTCATAATTGATAACAACATGAGTTCTGGGTCACTACAGCATGCTGTTAGAGTAGCCCGAGAGACAGCCTATGCTTTGCAAAGCACAGATATGATAGCACTTAAGATGACTAACACTACAGACTCCATCAAATTTGAGGATTCATGTAGTAAAGATGGGATATCAGACCTAGGAAATGCTACTGAAAACAACAAACTTCTACTGCGAGAATACCTTTCATCGCTGGACATTGCCCCAACAAGTGTTTCTCCCCTCACTATTAACAGGGAGATTCAAACTCTACTTGCGGGAAAAACATTGCCTGAAAACAagctgtttatatttttaacagataCTAAAATTCTGAAGAATGAAACTTGGCTGAAAGTATTTCCTTACTCAACAAGTGATGATAGAATGAAATTTGCTATTGGACTGATATATGAAAATGATGCAGCTAAAAACAGTAGTCTTGGAATTTTACATATCGACAAATGGCATACTCACTCTAGTAACCACTCTGTGCTTAGGCTACACATTAACAATAGTGGAGTGGTTGGACAAGTAGCTTCTGCCTTTATTTCACTTTTGCCAGAAAAATATAAGAACTATGCTGTAAAAATTGAGGGACCCCTTTGGGAAGCAACAGAGAGAGATTTCATGGTTTCTTTAGTGCTACCAATATCTTCTGGAATTCTAGGCTTGGATTTATATTGGTCTGATCTTGCTGAagacatcatatattttaaggTACCAAATCTAAAAAAGAGAGCTTTTGTGATGGATTTTACAGGTAAAGTTCTTATGCATACATACTTTCCTAGGCCCGAAACAGCGtctgaaaaaattaaatttactgacCTTGAGAGTATAGAGAactatgattttattaatagtATTAGACAAGAAATGTTGTTAAAAAGTTCTGGTAATTTTACTGTCAATGATCAGACATCTAGTAAGTCAATAGTTTATTCTTGgaagtgggtggaaaaattgtaCATTGTTTGTATTGTATCAGAAAGAACTggagaaattatttttaacaaaacaaatattttcctTGCAAGGAGTAgcaaagaaatattatttcacAGATTAGACTTGTTTCCACcaaaaagtggtaaaatgtgcaGGCATTTTAAACAAATTGCTACTATAGATCAAGGTACTGTGTATCTTAGTCCTTCTAGTTTCCAGTCACCATTTACTTATCTTTATGATATGGGTGATGGCCAAGAAGCAGTTACATATATGCAAAATTATTTAGCATATTTAAAAAGTGTTGCTCATGGTTTGCTCTCTAATCCTGGATTAAAATATGAGATACAACAAGATGTAGGTTTTCTGAACTCTCTTTTGTCTTTTTATAAAAGACAGCACTTACATGGAACCTACTCCAAATACATTGTAAGGAGATATGCAGTGACTGAGAGTGGAGTGCTAGTTATGTATCCAGGCACGGTTTTAGAATATGATTATGAACCTGTAAGAAGACCTTGGTTTACATATGCTCTAGAAAATCCTGATAAGATTGTACTAACTCCACCTAATTTAGATGTTGGTGGTGCAGGGTATGTTGTGTCAATTTCGTATGCTGTGAAGAGCCCTTTTTATCCTACTATGGTGGTTTCAATGGATGTTACAATGGGCTTCCTTTATAAGCTTCTCATTGACAGTATGCCATTATGTGAAAAAGCTTTTGTTAAATGCTTTATTATGAATAATCGAGGTTACTTAGTATCTCACCCAGGCTTAATGGATCCCAACAGCTCAGGGCCAATAGAACAGCAACATATCACTCATAAAGAGTCTATGATAGCAATAGACATGCTCAGTCACAAGGGCTTTGTCACAAAACGATTATGTAGCAATTTCTATGATAAGACCATACAGAGATTTTATGAATTTAATACTTCTCTGCCAAATGTTCTGTCTAATGTAGTATCTGGAGATCACTGTGTCCATTACTACATAGCTGCCATTCCTGGTACAAATGCCTTTATTGGGCTTGTTAATGCATCATGCAGTGTTGGGGCTTTCTGCCCCTGCAGTATGGTTGATAGGCTTTGCCTCAACTGCAATCGTATGGAGCAAACAGAATGCGAATGCCCTTGTGAATGTACTACGGAACTATACGAGTGCCCTAATGCAAACTTAACTAAACTTAATCAAGAAATTCCCTTGTGTGGAATGATACcagaaaataataatcataaatcaCACTATTTTCACAATTATGCTGAAAATCTGAAATCGTGTTTTGATTTTCAATGTGAAACTTATTTATCGCGTTCATCGTGTTTAGGCGTTTTGGGTTGCGAGTGGTGTCAAGTTGATACAGACGGACATAGCAAACTTTCTGCACCATTCTGCACCTCTCAGTCTACTTGTTTCAATGGGGTGTTAGGCGCCGTTACTCCGTATGGCGAGGGCACTTTAGGTCACGTAAGTAGGGACGCTTTAGGAAACTATTCGGCAATAGGGCCGATCGCTGGTTGTATTGTTACTATAAGCTTAGTTATAGCCGTTGCCATATATTGCTACAGACAAAATGTCACCACAGCAAGTTGCCATAATTTATACGTAGATGGGCCCGCGGAGACTTGGCCCGATGCCGATGTACAAATGAGCCACCTGCAATCTGATGATATGCATGATCTCTCTGGACAAGATAAACTATTGCCAGCCATGGAGATAGAAGCTCCTATTTCACCCTACAGGGTTGTGACAGGGTACAGACGTCCTCATACGGCCGGAGGCTCAGATCATGGGTACTCTACAATGACTCCACATGAGGACTCTGAAGCGACCGGTTTTTCGGTCAATGACCCAATAATTTTATCAGATGATACAAAATCAGATATAAGTTGTCCACTTCCAGCAAAGATTAAACCCAGATTAAAAGCTAGCGACATGAGCGTGACTGTTCTTCCCTGTGGCAAAAATAGTGTTCTTGCCCCGGTCACTGTTCATAGGCATATGGAAGCATcataa